From the genome of Spinacia oleracea cultivar Varoflay chromosome 2, BTI_SOV_V1, whole genome shotgun sequence, one region includes:
- the LOC110785145 gene encoding DNA-directed RNA polymerases IV and V subunit 4 isoform X1 has protein sequence MGVLLFKCFQHATVQCSDKVPLRGKDDDSTKSKKGRKVQFNDEESPANFSSKSGEKGAPLKGGKGSARKEPAKYELNVQSELPQNSQCVMDCEAADILQGIQEQMVFLSRDPTIKIPVSFDKGLLYAKTGGRYSNPKTVRQALEGLKKYGVSDAEICVIANSCPENAEEAFALVPSLKAKKNKIHEPLEEIISQLVASKLPTENHEE, from the exons ATGGGTGTACTCCTTTTCAAGTGTTTTCAGCACGCAACGGTCCAGTGCAGTGATAAAG TGCCCTTGAGAGGAAAGGATGATGACTCCACTAAATCAAAGAAAGGAAGGAAAGTGCAATTCAATGATGAAG AGTCCCCTGCAAACTTTTCATCAAAATCTGGAGAAAAAGGTGCACCTTTGAAAGGAGGAAAGGGCTCTGCTCGAAAAGAGCCGGCAAAGTATGAACTCAATGTTCAGTCAG AGCTTCCACAGAACTCCCAATGTGTGATGGATTGTGAGGCAGCTGATATCTTACAAGGAATCCAGGAGCAGATGGTTTTTCTCTCTCGTGATCCAACTATCAAAATTCCTGT GTCATTTGATAAGGGATTGCTATATGCCAAAACTGGAGGACGATATTCCAATCCCAAGACTGTCAGACAGGCTCTTGA GGGTCTCAAGAAGTATGGAGTTTCTGATGCAGAG ATATGTGTCATTGCCAATAGTTGCCCCGAGAATGCTGAAGAGGCTTTTGCACTGGTCCCTTCTCTCAAG GCCAAGAAAAACAAGATCCACGAACCACTTGAAGAGATCATATCCCAGCTGGTTGCATCGAAGTTGCCAACAGAAAACCATGAAGAATAG
- the LOC130467156 gene encoding formin-like protein 5 encodes MLLCVVVAYGDTQHPRATKDSEGPVEEVYIPAIEDEKLRLKPRRKGNSERNPFKMKKMAKDRAKVQRIELVRLEFNMETDGRIDCGLETLNEEPPLTPPPRPPPRPPPSPPPPPPPPPPKVTPPPPPPSPKVTPPPPPKVTPPPPPSPKVTPPPPPPLPPNVTPPPPPPPPPKCIVDAYGDTQHPRAIKAIDGPVGEVYIPAIENEKFRLKPRNEGNSERNSLKMRKMAKDREKEQRIELVRLEFDMETDCQMDCGLKTLNEELPLTPPPRPPPPYPHPPPPPPPPPPKVTPPPPPPPSPKVTPSPPPPPPHPPKVTPPTPPPPPPHPPKVTPPTPPPPPPPKVSPPPPPPPPPPPPPKVTPSPPPPQPKGTPHEGPSPKWITPFPTSQQMVSQPMASPLPWALDIDKGKALVCGLETWNPLQQYLIRHVKIGRLNSLLQVPYFFRGHNRGVRRKRGYHVPI; translated from the exons atgttgttgtgtgttgttgttgcgtaCGGGGATACACAACATCCGAGGGCCACTAAGGACAGTGAAGGTCCGGTTGAAGAG GTATATATTCCGGCAATAGAAGATGAAAAACTTAGGTTAAAACCAAGGAGGAAAGGAAATAGTGAAAGGAATCCATTTAAGATGAAGAAGATGGCTAAAGATAGGGCAAAAGTACAACGTATCGAGTTAGTTCGCTTGGAATTCAATATGGAAACTGACGGTCGGATAGATTGTGGATTAGAAACCCTTAATGAGGAGCCTCCTTTAACACCCCCACCTCGACCTCCACCTCGACCTCCACCTtcacctcctcctcctccaccaccaccaccaccgaagGTTacacctcctcctcctccaccctCACCAAAGGTtacacctccaccaccaccaaagGTTACACCTCCTCCTCCACCCTCACCAAAGGTTACACCTCCACCACCTCCTCCACTCCCACCAAATGTTacacctcctcctcctcctccaccccCACCAAAG TGTATTGTTGATGCTTACGGGGATACACAACACCCGAGGGCCATCAAGGCCATTGATGGTCCTGTTGGAGAG GTATATATTCCGGCAATCGAGAATGAAAAATTCAGGTTAAAACCAAggaatgaaggaaatagtgaaaggaattcattgaaGATGAGGAAGATGGCTAAAGACAGGGAAAAAGAACAACGTATCGAGTTAGTTCGCTTGGAATTCGATATGGAAACTGACTGTCAGATGGACTGTGGATTGAAAACCCTTAATGAGGAGCTTCCTTTAACACCCCCACCTCGACCTCCACCTCCATATCCccatccaccaccaccaccaccaccaccaccaccaaaggTTACACCTCCACCTCCTCCACCACCCTCACCAAAGGTTACACCTTCACCTCCTCCTCCACCCCCACACCCACCAAAGGTTACACCTCcaactcctcctcctccaccccCACACCCACCAAAGGTTACACCTCcaactcctcctcctccaccccCACCTAAGGTTTCACCtccacctcctcctcctcctccacctccacctccacctaAGGTTACACCTTCACCTCCTCCACCCCAACCTAAGGGGACACCTCATGAAGGTCCTAGCCCGAAGTGGATCACACCATTTCCAACAAGTCAACAGATGGTTAGTCAACCAATGGCCTCACCATTACCTTGGGCTTTGGATATTGATAAGGGCAAAGCTCTTGTGTGCGGGTTGGAAACTTGGAATCCCCTCCAACAATACTTAATACGACATGTGAAAATAGGAAGGTTGAACTCATTGCTTCAAGTGCCTTACTTTTTCAGAGGTCACAACCGCGGCGTGAGAAGAAAAAGAGGATATCATGTACCAATTTAG
- the LOC110784836 gene encoding uncharacterized protein encodes MLPRTPMANSKSTIIDIPEDVEDVEFLSQLDAAEAQAISLSASKRRRVSVDSAVKLERENQGFVQVIEEGAYTAALKGSKSLTWQKQQQVSLTKTPQSSVTTTAGGGACFKCGKEGHWARDCPQAMSPAVNLGSGPPHATAVAGVEKACPCGMGICLLLTANTERNPGRKFFRCPIRQENGGCGFFEWCDESSAKMTSPGDKSWKNVEQQQFYQRPTNQASGYTKSWNDFDKGTSAPNSSYGQKFEATDNRSYGMKSGSSTSSCFKCGQEGHWAKDCLTTSSNATATTTVTATTGARGNQSSGTCYKCGQSGHWARDCSQSQGQSTKVRNW; translated from the exons ATGCTGCCAAGAACACCAATGGCGAACTCAAAATCAACGATAATCGACATCCCGGAAGATGTAGAAGACGTTGAGTTTCTAAGTCAACTCGACGCGGCGGAAGCtcaagcaatctctctctcTGCCTCCAAGCGCCGCCGCGTCTCCGTCGACTCGGCGGTGaaattggagagagaaaatcaggGATTCGTTCAAGTAATCGAAGAGGGAGCTTACACTGCTGCACTCAAGGGAAGCAAGAGCCTCACATGGCAGAAACAACAGCAGGTTAGCCTCACTAAAACCCCTCAATCGTCGGTTACTACCACCGCAGGAGGTGGTGCTTGTTTTAAATGTGGAAAGGAAGGTCACTGGGCTAGGGATTGCCCGCAAGCGATGTCGCCGGCGGTGAATTTGGGATCCGGACCGCCGCATGCGACGGCGGTGGCAGGGGTGGAGAAGGCGTGCCCTTGCGGAATGGGGATTTGTTTGCTTCTTACTGCTAATACTGAGCGTAATCCCGGTCGCAAGTTCTTCCGTTGCCCTATTCGTCAG GAGAATGGTGGTTGTGGATTTTTTGAGTGGTGTGATGAATCATCTGCAAAAATGACATCTCCTGGAG ATAAGTCTTGGAAGAATGTAGAGCAGCAGCAATTCTACCAGCGCCCTACTAACCAG GCTTCTGGTTATACAAAATCGTGGAATGACTTTGATAAAGGAACTAGTGCTCCAAACTCCAGCTACGGTCAGAAGTTTGAAGCCACTGACAATAGAAGCTACGGCATGAAAAGTGGTTCCTCAACTTCCTCCTGCTTCAAATGTGGCCAGGAAGGGCACTGGGCAAAAGACTGCCTTACTACTTCATCCAATGCAACCGCAACTACAACTGTAACTGCAACTACTGGCGCGAGAGGAAACCAATCATCTGGTACTTGTTACAAGTGTGGCCAGTCTGGACATTGGGCAAGGGATTGTTCCCAGTCTCAGGGCCAGTCTACTAAGGTTCGAAACTGgtga
- the LOC110785145 gene encoding DNA-directed RNA polymerases IV and V subunit 4 isoform X2 — MAEKGGNGFSLGKGAVPLRGKDDDSTKSKKGRKVQFNDEESPANFSSKSGEKGAPLKGGKGSARKEPAKYELNVQSELPQNSQCVMDCEAADILQGIQEQMVFLSRDPTIKIPVSFDKGLLYAKTGGRYSNPKTVRQALEGLKKYGVSDAEICVIANSCPENAEEAFALVPSLKAKKNKIHEPLEEIISQLVASKLPTENHEE; from the exons ATGGCGGAGAAAGGTGGAAATGGGTTTTCTCTTGGCAAAGGAGCAG TGCCCTTGAGAGGAAAGGATGATGACTCCACTAAATCAAAGAAAGGAAGGAAAGTGCAATTCAATGATGAAG AGTCCCCTGCAAACTTTTCATCAAAATCTGGAGAAAAAGGTGCACCTTTGAAAGGAGGAAAGGGCTCTGCTCGAAAAGAGCCGGCAAAGTATGAACTCAATGTTCAGTCAG AGCTTCCACAGAACTCCCAATGTGTGATGGATTGTGAGGCAGCTGATATCTTACAAGGAATCCAGGAGCAGATGGTTTTTCTCTCTCGTGATCCAACTATCAAAATTCCTGT GTCATTTGATAAGGGATTGCTATATGCCAAAACTGGAGGACGATATTCCAATCCCAAGACTGTCAGACAGGCTCTTGA GGGTCTCAAGAAGTATGGAGTTTCTGATGCAGAG ATATGTGTCATTGCCAATAGTTGCCCCGAGAATGCTGAAGAGGCTTTTGCACTGGTCCCTTCTCTCAAG GCCAAGAAAAACAAGATCCACGAACCACTTGAAGAGATCATATCCCAGCTGGTTGCATCGAAGTTGCCAACAGAAAACCATGAAGAATAG